The nucleotide sequence tgtctAATATATATgtttttgtatttgaattttgCGAAGAGCTAGCTATCATGAGTCTCGTGAGACCAATATCTAAAAAAGAATCTCACGTCTAATGACCAATACATAAAAAAGATTCTTATAATATCTTTGAGCTCTTTTACCATATAAATTGATTTTTGTAGTGAtgattttttttaagattttatagcTCATTAGTTATTACATTAATGCTTTTGCTGAGAAACTGCATGTAGAAGGTTTTGACCGACAAAAAAGTCGAGTAATAAAGTGCTATTGAGTGAAGTGCCACAGAATAAAATTACTAGAACATACACGAACTTTTAAAGAGAGATATTATATTAAGAATCTTACAGGATAAATACTTAAGAAAGAATTTCACATCGAAAAATTAACTTTTACACTGTATGAATTAATTTTGGTGGTAACAATTCTCCGAAAATTTGATATCTGATTGTATTAGCTGCTTGGTTTGGGAGGGATAGGTGAGCTATCAATTCTGGAAGACAATTGGAGGGCTATAAGGACAAGCATTCCCTCCTTCACTTCCCATTTTAAGTTTTGTCCGTTTCTCAATCAGAGGGAGCCACATAGCTgtactcacacacacacacacttgcCTTTACTTATGACTTATTATTTATCACTTTCAATTCAAAAGAAACACATACATAACATGATCATCTTTGTGCAAGTCCATTTCGACCTCTTTATTTCTATGCCATTATACCCAACAATCAAAAGAATATCAAACCATCATGTGTTTTaataaatagcaattaaaatgcAATATTAAAATATTACCTTTTCCTCTCTTATATAGAACATTAAGCTagagtttcttttatttatttcataaaCATTATTTATACCCTTTTTTGATAAAGTTTAAAAATTATGATACTCATCATAAATATTGTGGACTACAATAATCAACAAGTAGTTCTCTTTTTGAAGACGACAATGAGTCAAATTAAGTTAGTCGAGTCCTACTAATATCGGACTAATCAAATAGTCAAATAGTcttgaagtttaaattaaaataaataaaagagaccATATCATTATTGTCTTTTAAATTGaattaattaagaataaagtGACAGCTTAATTTTTGAAGTGGACAAATctgtattaaaaaaaaatgaaaattattaaataaatttctGACGTTGGagacattaaataaaaataataaaaaaaagaaaaaaaatgctccTATTCCGTGAGTAGCTAAACAAAGGTATGTATATAGGTGTGCATAAAGCACAGTAATGGTTCCTCGTGTCGAAATACATGAGCACGAAAAGGTCGGTACAAACATGGCTACTGATTCTTGATATACACATAAACATAAACAATCAATCACGTTCCAATTTTTTGATCTCTGAATCTGAGCCACAGAGGCAGTGCTTTAACCTTTAAAGTTGCCCCCTTTTACCCCCCTCTACTCCTTAATTTCCATTTATAAGATCTAGCTAGGGTTAGGGTTATCCTTCGTCCACTAATAACCACCGACATATATGTCTGTTATTGTTTTCAAGGCTCTGCCCTAATCTAGAAAGAATTCAACTTGTTGGGGCAATCAAGCATGAAAAAGCGGCAAGTGGTGATGGTGAGAAGAGATGCTTCTGCTTcggataataataacaataataataataatgttgttaAGTACGGAGAGTGTTTGAAGAATCATGCTGCCAATAGCGGAGGATATGCCGTGGATGGTTGCAGAGAGTTCATGGCTAGCGCCGCCGAGGGAACCACCGGGGCTCTTACCTGCGCCGCTTGTGGCTGCCATAGAAACTTCCATAGAAGAAAGGAACTAGCTGCACCATCCAGGTAGCTGCtacctcctttctttctttcttaacaGACATGGATACTTCAATTCTACTTAGAAACTGCTACTGCTTCAATTAtctagttttattattattattattattcaattgtGGGGATTCTTGTTTTGTTATTGTTAAAGAGGGGTTTGATTTATTGATGGGGCTCATCAATGTGTAGAGTTCCATTTTGCTTTGTTGTATGTTGAAATTTTAATACAAAAGTGTGGACTTATTTTTAGGCAGGACTATTATTatgataaaacaaattaaatatatatgGTGGGGATCCTAGATTCTTAGGGGAAATGTTACTTTAAGTAGCCATCATTTTGTAATTCTATTCACGCTTTTGTCCTAAAGtaagaacaaattaaaaatcaatggCACGCAAATTTGAATTTCTGATGAAACAAATAATTAACATTACCAGAGTAATTAGTGAAGTGAATCATAACTTTGCGTTATTGTTTTGCTGCAGAGACTTAACTTTTAAAGCAGTTATTAATCATTGACTCAATATCAGAGACTTTAAGTTATGAGAAAACGATCGATCAACAACTTGATCCTttatcccaattcccaaataaaGTAGACAATTTAGGGTATGGCTAAAATAGATCTACACATTAATTCAAGCTTTAAATTttcttatatatgtatgtatatttgtCTTGGTATCATAGTTAACCGGTCCTGCTTTCATATTAATTAATTGTAGCAGAGACCTATATGTTCAGATCTAAAACTCTTATTAGTAACCACTCTTATGAAGACAAATTTTAGCCGagtattattatataatttggtttaatataatatatatttcaaTATTTTAGTTAacatttttacataaaaaaaaatttatgtgaaTATCTAACTATTTATATGTCAAAATTAGAGTGAATGGTGAAAATGATAGAGGATAAAGCACACAAGGCTCTAACCTTACTCTAACCAAATGCTTTGTATACCCATTTCTTTCTTATTGTATTTATCTATTTGTTTGGCACTTTTGATGTGCAGAAGTAGAATTACGGATATCTCATTTAAACCTGAATCTACTTGTAAAACTATATTCATTCTCATTTCTAAGTACTCTAGAATAACAATTCCTAGTTTTCTACCTTCATCAATTTTTTAACTTCGCAGACAAAAAAAGTTGTTACATTACATTATGAGATAGCACAATGTCTATCTAgttatcagaaaaaaaaaaagattttaattgTATTGAAATTATTAATCTATCAGAGATGAGATATGATTATTTATGTGTCTTTTTTTTAtgtgtttaaatttttaaaagaagtaGTATCATAATaatatgtaaaaaaattatttgcacaccaaaattaaatactaaaattagtcattatatatttatagatgtttaatttaatttatttttaatatatattttatattttaatgtgtattttactctaataGTTGATTTTGATAACATGTACACATAACATGGTTATATAAcctaaaaatttagaattttattctttttgacccaaaaattttttttgacatGATATAGCATTAAAAACTTTCTTATATTATTGTTTACTACTGAGTAAGCTATTTGCGATTTTTCTTGTATTGATCTATTAGAATGATAGAAAAATTGCTTACAGTGCTAAAGATGATATGAACAGTGATGATATGAACAATTTACACTGCCATTGATCATGGATCAgctgaaaagaaagaaacaaatatatatatacacatgtaTGCATGGTTAGGAATGGTAAAAGTTAGAGAGTACAGAGTACTTGTTCAATTATAATGTGTATAGTATTATTAGAATGATTCTATTCTTTTGATGGTTCAATTGTTTCTATTGTATATAGTATATAATTGCATGCGGCCTATAACTTTTATATGTGATTTCTGAACTCCAAAGAGTAAAGACTGAGTTATATGATAAGCACGCACGTACTAGCACCAGTACTGTTGCATATGCATATACCTTGAGACTCATCACAAAAGTAGTGTGTATGGTTTAGTTAACAATTTGGACCACAAAAGCAATTACACACTGCCTAACCAACCAAAATCTATACATATGCATGCTTCTCCATTCTTGGTGCATCTTCACGCTAGGTTCTATTCAATCATATCTTCAATATTATTGGATCAACCTTCAATTTTAGTTAGGTACATGAATTAATGTTCCAGAAAAAAAATGAAGGAATTCATGGAAACTTATTTTCAGTTAAATATATATTAATCACTAATGAAATATTTGCTTAAAATTTGGTTAATAATCAGATTTATACTCGTGAGAAAGCGTATCGAATCTGTAGATAGATATAAAACAAAACATTattatatgtgtatatattattatatgtACTATTTATTCTATAATGCGTGttagaacaaaagaaaaaagttatATGGTCAATTTTTTAttgacaaaataaaatattagtttatattaatttaaatataagacaaatataaaaaaatgttGGTTACTTgacattttttttatcaaaggcTCTTAATTGAttagtgtataaatatatattagtAGTCTACTTACATAATTAGAATTAGTTTATGCAGTTGACTGAATTTAACTACTCTAATTTTAACAGTACCAGTATCAATACACTACTCTAACTTTAACCGTATCAGTACACTATTCTACTCTACCGAATAATAAAGGTGTAAATACTCAGTCTAAGTTACCCACATCACTTTTATTTATAAGACTCAAATTCACATATTTTctggaaaaaaaaatttcaagttacTTTATTTTAACCAACCAGCCAACTATATTAAAAGTGTGTGAGACTGTATATATAttacatacataaatatataatattttatttagtgattaattttttagtatacatataatattaatatattaatatatatgatGATCTGGCATATTGAACCTAATTTGAAAATATTATTTGATGTAGACAAAATATATGGGAGACATAGGCAATCACTTAGTCACTATAGAAGCTTGGGATTGGTATATATTGTAGGGACCGTGAAGAATGCGTGGGAAGATAGAAAGGATGATTAAATCAACAAGAACAATGCATGTGAGCCCATAATTAAGTATAAGAACATGGTTGGCGATATATGGCTGGCTTTCAAATATATAATTGTATGTCTATGCTTTTATTTGTCTCGGATAGGGTTTGATAAGAGtgcatgtctttcttttgccTCCTTCCCCTACCTAGCTAACtcatcataattatatttttaatgcaATATCCCttctaaattaattaataattcaaTCTGACCACGAATATTCTCATGCCAATGAATCTCATGAAAAGCATACAAATCCCCTATCTGGATTTTATTTGCTTTATAGGCtataccatatatatatatgcttctATCTCCACTATATTATGTctcttatatatgtatatatttccaTAATAGAAGAAACAATAATGACAACCACAAGCTAAGTGATTATTGAGTCAAGTGGTACcctttttttatattgtttatatCAAGATAAATGACAGCTCCCCGACCTCCATATGAAATTGATTATTGTATCAATTTGATTTCATATAGTTGACTTTGGTTAAACTTGATGAGTTATTGGTATcaatgtaatttaatttattatgtatctattgatttgtatttttaatatttttactttttagagAGATAACTATTATACATGCTCTTCGCATGATTTTAGATATTTATTCATAATTATTtaatcacaatttatttttttgctGGTGTGATAATACATAATTAAATGTGTAAATATATTTAACTACTTAGTGAAATGATAAGAAACAAACGATGAAATTGACTTTAAATAATattgataataatattaaaaatataatcgtCTGTTATNNNNNNNNNNNNNNNNNNNNNNNNNNNNNNNNNNNNNNNNNNNNNNNNNNNNNNNNNNNNNNNNNNNNNNNNNNNNNNNNNNNNNNNNNNNNNNNNNNNNNNNNNNNNNNNNNNNNNNNNNNNNNNNNNNNNNNNNNNNNNNNNNNNNNNNNNNNNNNNNNNNNNNNNNNNNNNNNNNNNNNNNNNNNNNNNNNNNNNNNNNNNNNNNNNNNNNNNNNNNNNNNNNNNNNNNNNNNNNNNNNNNNNNNNNNNNNNNNNNNNNNNNNNNNNNNNNNNNNNNNNNNNNNNNNNNNNNNNNNNNNNNNNNNNNNNNNNNNNNNNNNNNNNNNNNNNNNNNNNNNNNNNNNNNNNNNNNNNNNNNNNNNNNNNNNNNNNNNNNNNNNNNNNNNNNNNNNNNNNNNNNNNNNNNNNNNNNNNNNNNNNNNNNNNNNNNNNNNNNNNNNNNNNNNNNNNNNNNNNNNNNNNNNNNNNNNNNNNNNNNNNNNNNNNNNNNNNNNNNNNNNNNNNNNNNNNNNNNNNNNNNNNNNNNNNNNNNNNNNNNNNNNNNNNNNNNNNNNNNNNNNNNNNNNNNNNNNNNNNNNNNNNNNNNNNNNNNNNNNNNNNNNNNNNNNNNNNNNNNNNNNNNNNNNNNNNNNNNNNNNNNNNNNNNNNNNNNNNNNNNNNNNNNNNNNNNNNNNNNNNNNNNNNNNNNNNNNNNNNNNNNNNNNNNNNNNNNNNNNNNNNNNNNNNNNNNNNNNNNNNNNNNNNNNNNNNNNNNNNNNNNNNNNNNNNNNNNNNNNNNNNNNNNNNNNNNNNNNNNNNNNNNNNNNNNNNNNNNNNNNNNNNNNNNNNNNNNNNNNNNNNNNNNNNNNNNNNNNNNNNNNNNNNNNNNNNNNNNNNNNNNNNNNNNNNNNNNNNNNNNNNNNNNNNNNNNNNNNNNNNNNNNNNNNNNNNNNNNNNNNNNNNNNNNNNNNNNNNNNNNNNNNNNNNNNNNNNNNNNNNNNNNNNNNNNNNNNNNNNNNNNNNNNNNNNNNNNNNNNNNNNNNNNNNNNNNNNNNNNNNNNNNNNNNNNNNNNNNNNNNNNNNNNNNNNNNNNNNNNNNNNNNNNNNNNNNNNNNNNNNNNNNNNNNNNNNNNNNNNNNNNNNNNNNNNNNNNNNNNNNNNNNNNNNNNNNNNNNNNNNNNNNNNNNNNNNNNNNNNNNNNNNNNNNNNNNNNNNNNNNNNNNNNNNNNNNNNNNNNNNNNNNNNNNNNNNNNNNNNNNNNNNNNNNNNNNNNNNNNNNNNNNNNNNNNNNNNNNNNNNNNNNNNNNNNNNNNNNNNNNNNNNNNNNNNNNNNNNNNNNNNNNNNNNNNNNNNNNNNNNNNNNNNNNNNNNNNNNNNNNNNNNNNNNNNNNNNNNNNNNNNNNNNNNNNNNNNNNNNNNNNNNNNNNNNNNNNNNNNNNNNNNNNNNNNNNNNNNNNNNNNNNNNNNNNNNNNNNNNNNNNNNNNNNNNNNNNNNNNNNNNNNNNNNNNNNNNNNNNNNNNNNNNNNNNNNNNNNNNNNNNNNNNNNNNNNNNNNNNNNNNNNNNNNNNNNNNNNNNNNNNNNNNNNNNNNNNNNNNNNNNNNNNNNNNNNNNNNNNNNNNNNNNNNNNNNNNNNNNNNNNNNNNNNNNNNNNNNNNNNNNNNNNNNNNNNNNNNNNNNNNNNNNNNNNNNNNNNNNNNNNNNNNNNNNNNNNNNNNNNNNNNNNNNNNNNNNNNNNNNNNNNNNNNNNNNNNNNNNNNNNNNNNNNNNNNNNNNNNNNNNNNNNNNNNNNNNNNNNNNNNNNNNNNNNNNNNNNNNNNNNNNNNNNNNNNNNNNNNNNNNNNNNNNNNNNNNNNNNNNNNNNNNNNNNNNNNNNNNNNNNNNNNNNNNNNNNNNNNNNNNNNNNNNNNNNNNNNNNNNNNNNNNNNNNNNNNNNNNNNNNNNNNNNNNNNNNNNNNNNNNNNNNNNNNNNNNNNNNNNNNNNNNNNNNNNNNNNNNNNNNNNNNNNNNNNNNNNNNNNNNNNNNNNNNNNNNNNNNNNNNNNNNNNNNNNNNNNNNNNNNNNNNNNNNNNNNNNNNNNNNNNNNNNNNNNNNNNNNNNNNNNNNNNNNNNNNNNNNNNNNNNNNNNNNNNNNNNNNNNNNNNNNNNNNNNNNNNNNNNNNNNNNNNNNNNNNNNNNNNNNNNNNNNNNNNNNNNNNNNNNNNNNNNNNNNNNNNNNNNNNNNNNNNNNNNNNNNNNNNNNNNNNNNNNNNNNNNNNNNNNNNNNNNNNNNNNNNNNNNNNNNNNNNNNNNNNNNNNNNNNNNNNNNNNNNNNNNNNNNNNNNNNNNNNNNNNNNNNNNNNNNNNNNNNNNNNNNNNNNNNNNNNNNNNNNNNNNNNNNNNNNNNNNNNNNNNNNNNNNNNNNNNNNNNNNNNNNNNNNNNNNNNNNNNNNNNNNNNNNNNNNNNNNNNNNNNNNNNNNNNNNNNNNNNNNNNNNNNNNNNNNNNNNNNNNNNNNNNNNNNNNNNNNNNNNNNNNNNNNNNNNNNNNNNNNNNNNNNNNNNNNNNNNNNNNNNNNNNNNNNNNNNNNNNNNNNNNNNNNNNNNNNNNNNNNNNNNNNNNNNNNNNNNNNNNNNNNNNNNNNNNNNNNNNNNNNNNNNNNNNNNNNNNNNNNNNNNNNNNNNNNNNNNNNNNNNNNNNNNNNNNNNNNNNNNNNNNNNNNNNNNNNNNNNNNNNNNNNNNNNNNNNNNNNNNNNNNNNNNNNNNNNNNNNNNNNNNNNNNNNNNNNNNNNNNNNNNNNNNNNNNNNNNNNNNNNNNNNNNNNNNNNNNNNNNNNNNNNNNNNNNNNNNNNNNNNNNNNNNNNNNNNNNNNNNNNNNNNNNNNNNNNNNNNNNNNNNNNNNNNNNNNNNNNNNNNNNNNNNNNNNNNNNNNNNNNNNNNNNNNNNNNNNNNNNNNNNNNNNNNNNNNNNNNNNNNNNNNNNNNNNNNNNNNNNNNNNNNNNNNNNNNNNNNNNNNNNNNNNNNNNNNNNNNNNNNNNNNNNNNNNNNNNNNNNNNNNNNNNNNNNNNNNNNNNNNNNNNNNNNNNNNNNNNNNNNNNNNNNNNNNNNNNNNNNNNNNNNNNNNNNNNNNNNNNNNNNNNNNNNNNNNNNNNNNNNNNNNNNNNNNNNNNNNNNNNNNNNNNNNNNNNNNNNNNNNNNNNNNNNNNNNNNNNNNNNNNNNNNNNNNNNNNNNNNNNNNNNNNNNNNNNNNNNNNNNNNNNNNNNNNNNNNNNNNNNNNNNNNNNNNNNNNNNNNNNNNNNNNNNNNNNNNNNNNNNNNNNNNNNNNNNNNNNNNNNNNNNNNNNNNNNNNNNNNNNNNNNNNNNNNNNNNNNNNNNNNNNNNNNNNNNNNNNNNNNNNNNNNNNNNNNNNNNNNNNNNNNNNNNNNNNNNNNNNNNNNNNNNNNNNNNNNNNNNNNNNNNNNNNNNNNNNNNNNNNNNNNNNNNNNNNNNNNNNNNNNNNNNNNNNNNNNNNNNNNNNNNNNNNNNNNNNNNNNNNNNNNNNNNNNNNNNNNNNNNNNNNNNNNNNNNNNNNNNNNNNNNNNNNNNNNNNNNNNNNNNNNNNNNNNNNNNNNNNNNNNNNNNNNNNNNNNNNNNNNNNNNNNNNNNNNNNNNNNNNNNNNNNNNNNNNNNNNNNNNNNNNNNNNNNNNNNNNNNNNNNNNNNNNNNNNNNNNNNNNNNNNNNNNNNNNNNNNNNNNNNNNNNNNNNNNNNNNNNNNNNNNNNNNNNNNNNNNNNNNNNNNNNNNNNNNNNNNNNNNNNNNNNNNNNNNNNNNNNNNNNNNNNNNNNNNNNNNNNNNNNNNNNNNNNNNNNNNNNNNNNNNNNNNNNNNNNNGAGACTTTAAACTATATTAAGATTAAGATTGTGAAAAAATGCGTTCttgaagaaaatataaatatatttaaaaacatattcgtaaaaaaaaaacacaaacaaaatataatttaaaaaaaagactCCAGTAGTTATTTCTAGACACTATCTTTAAGCTTATAATACagtatttaataagaaaaatttttttaatttaactatTTTCTTCTGTGTCTgctaatataaaaattataataatagttATAATAAATTTCAGTTAAAGTAGCAAACAAAGAATAGTAAAGTGATTCATCAATTTATATAAATGTGTAAATTAATACATAATAGTGTGGTCGTTTTTTTATTTAACACTAATTTATTAATACTTATTTATAGATTTTAGTACGCTTCTCGTACATATTATCAATAGAGAGatttttcatttttataatttttatgtttagttatctatgtattatttaatttaatgtaACTATGGTTATTGAGTAGTTCAAATTGGTTTCAGTTGATATACTTTAGTTTAACTATGTTATTAGTTAAAGTATACCTCCAGCCCCTCGACAGTAAATAGAACtatatttgttatatttttttcccATGGTGAACTGAGTTATTAGTGAATCGAACACCAACAGTAATAACAAAGAAGATAATacctttatatatgtatatattctctGTATTATATCACCTCTATCTTCGTATATATATATACCATATCGGATATTTCGTTTATTTTAGGTCTATCCCCTAAACATACGAAAAGTACTCTAAGTAACCGTACTCTTATAAGCACCAGTCTaacttaataattaattaaatcttCCCTATAAcgtaatttttatattaatactACTCAATCGATCCATCCCCTTCCTCCGTTTTCTTTCTGTACGTGAGAATAGTTTGGGATAGGCTCTGTTTATTTTCGTATCTGTATGTTAATATATAAACTTTCGGTCGGTATATAGCGGTTGGTACAAGAATATGAATTAATACCCGAGTGTACGTAACAAGAACAACTAAATTAGTAGGAAAGATAGAAGGGTGCGTAAGAAGTGCCAGGGATGTTATATATGGTTAGGGTTCGAAGATATCACTGATTCACTAACGGATACAGAGGGTATATAAAACAGATGTAGTTTATTATAAAAGTTTAATCCAAGTTATACGGTCTAGtagtatatataattatataattataatatacatatgattttttaattagtgatttattttataatatataaatacatacattATATATATGTCAGAGTGTGTGAAAATTATATCAACCGACCAAccaattttatttcattgaactttAAAAAAAAAGGTCTTTTATACACTTAAACTCAGAATATTTATTTTCACTACACCCATTGAATCTGACTCATAAATGTGGAAATAATAAGCCATCTCATCTTATCACATGACTATGCCAATTTCAATCTCATCACATAACTATGACCATGACAATTTTAATCTCATCAATTTAAGTCAGTTGACGTATTTGATTAAGATTAATACATTCATCTGAtgattatatataaatatgtgaTTAGTTAATTCTCGGAAACTATTTTTTTTACAGTTCATTGGTTGTAAAAAAATATAAACagaatataaatttaattatatttgatTATAAAATAAAACAGTTATTTTTTAACTGGTAtattgaaaaaagaaaacaagattgTGCGTAATATCTTATTTATCAtgtatattattatatatgtgtatattattacaaaacaaaatatagatagaTGT is from Arachis ipaensis cultivar K30076 chromosome B01, Araip1.1, whole genome shotgun sequence and encodes:
- the LOC107633141 gene encoding mini zinc finger protein 3 isoform X1 is translated as MKKRQVVMVRRDASASDNNNNNNNNVVKYGECLKNHAANSGGYAVDGCREFMASAAEGTTGALTCAACGCHRNFHRRKELAAPSRDLTFKAVINH
- the LOC107633141 gene encoding mini zinc finger protein 3 isoform X3, translated to MKKRQVVMVRRDASASDNNNNNNNNVVKYGECLKNHAANSGGYAVDGCREFMASAAEGTTGALTCAACGCHRNFHRRKELAAPSRNEDNIM
- the LOC107633141 gene encoding mini zinc finger protein 3 isoform X2, with amino-acid sequence MKKRQVVMVRRDASASDNNNNNNNNVVKYGECLKNHAANSGGYAVDGCREFMASAAEGTTGALTCAACGCHRNFHRRKELAAPSRQNIWET